GGCGCACTcccctgcctccgcctcctTCGCCGCCTCCCTCCTCGATCAGGCCAGGGCTTTCCGCTTCGGCTCCTCGCTCGTCGACCTCCCCGCAGTCTCCGCCGCGCGATCCTTCCTCATCCTCGGCGCCTACACGGCGTGCGGGGGCGGCGCGGCCTACATGTGGGTGGCCGTGGCCTGCAGCGTCACCTCACTCTGCTACGTCCTCGCCAAGGCAGTCGCGGTGTTCGGCGCCGGCCTCGAGCTGCAGGGGAAGGACCAGCTGGTCGCCGTCGAGGCCATGTTCCTCATGTCCCTCGCGCTAGCCGCCGCGCACCTCGCCATGGCGTACCGCGCCAGCTGCCGCGAGCGCCGCCGCCTGCTCGTCTACAGAATCGACGTCGAAGCTGTGAGTCCTCCTTCCTATGCTAACACTAGCAATTCTTCTCGCCttaaacaaaaggaaaaaaaaaatccagcttttataatttGTGCTTGTGGGACTGGCAAGAAGGCAAGATTCTTGAGAATAATCCAGACACTTGCTGGGGGTATGACGACCAGCTTTCGCCCAAAAAGAAGGGGGAAACGAAATTCTTTGTAGCTAACGCGTAGGATCATCCGAGTTCCAAACCATGGATTCTGCTTTTGCCGGCCTGGCCGTCCCAACTGGTCAATATAATTTGTGCAATTTCTAAGACGACATAGCTTAACAGATCATGTTGCATTTGTCTCGCATTATTACCAGTAGTCGTCCAGGAACAGGAACAGTCAAATCCCAACAACCCTGTTAGAATTTGCAGGCGAACTGCATGAAGAAATAGTCACCTATCCTGACCTGAACATACTTTCCACGCGCTGGATGTCACATTGGCAGCATGCATGTTGATCAGGACAAGTCTCTAAGAACAAGACGATCCCTCTAGAAATATCTAGAAAATGGCAGCCATCCGTGAACAACGAACTCAATTGACATCACCACTGAAATTTTTTAGCCTATCACTATCGGGGTAGAGCCTTTATGGTTCTTTTGGCGTGATCGTCGAAGCTGGAGAAATTCTAGCTGTCGTGAAAGCGAATTGAAAACTCGGCAGTTTTACAGTGTCTCACAATTCTTAACACATGCTTGTGGAAAACATTCCAATAGTTTTACCAAACCCTGATTCAATTTATGCAGGTAAGACTAAAGGGAGGCCAAACGCCCAAGGCACTGAAGCAATGCATCGTCTGACACTCGTCTGACCCTCACACTCACACTTGGGTGGAATCTGAATTCTCGGGCGCAGACAGCCAGGGCCCTGCCTGCAGCTGCAGGGCTCGCCGGTCCGGTCCCAAATTTTGGTTCGAGAAGTTGTGTATACCCCGATCGATCCACACGTCCATGTACTCTAACGCTGTCCCAAGTGAACATAGTATAAAGCTgtaaatataaatatgaaacATTTGTGCTTCGGCCTCCTGCAAAAACAGGATGAGCTGTGCGGCAGATGCTTGTTGGCAGATTAATCCTTGTCCTTGTAAACACCGGCCTGGAATTAAGATAATACCTGTCACGTGCAGGCAGAGGTGACATTGGGCATGTTTAAATTTGATTCCATGATTCGATCGGACTGCCGAGTCCGATTTGAAACGCTTCTGGCCATCAGAGTATAGTGGGCATTTGCCATTCGAGCAGCTGATTGTGAGTTCGTTTCAGAAACACTGTTGTCAACCTCAATCATTCTTTTTTGAATGCTGCAAGTTCAATCCGAGTTCGTTTCAAAGGATAAAGGTgttgtcatatttttttttccgtTTTACTGAAAGTGTAGTACAGTTTTTTCTACTCAGATCATTGTTCTAGATTTAATCCAAATTAACGCTATACTAACATGCTAACAGCACGTCTTAACCTAAATTTTCATACTAAAATCTTTCACCGAATTTTGAAGAGAAGGCTATTTTCTAGTTGATCAATGGAATGGATGCTCAAGGCACAACTTGATTATCCCAAAGATCACCATGAACACCCACATGGCCTCATTGTGGAGCATAAAATCGTGGCGGTTGAACCCGCGGGTCACAGTCATTAGAATAAACAAAAATTCTGTAGCACCTCATATGTATTCTCGATTTATGGAGGTAATCATTGCCAGGTATTGGGCCCTTCGGGGCCAGCCAAGGGATACAAAAGGCAACCAATGCGAGTAGCAGAGGGCATGAACAGAACAGCCGAACCGGCCTTCTCTCACGTTCTTCCTCCTCGGCCTATTCTTCCCTAGCTTTTCtacccctcctctctctctctctcaaatttGTACCATTCATAAGGTTCATTATCCCATGACCGAGAGTGTGGTTCATCGAGTTTTTGAGCCATTTGGATCAGTGAAATATGTGAAGGTGTTTGTGGAACCAAATCGGGTGTTTGCTCGGGTTGTGTTTCAAGTGAAGCAGGAGGCAAATTAGGCTTATGGGGACTTGCATGGCCGGTGTATATATGATGGTTGCTGTCAGCTTGACATCCATTATGGGACTTTCCATGGGCCCGAAGTTGCTCCGGTCATGAGCAGCGGCGACGTCATCCCCATCTCGGTTGCTTCCATCGAGTGCATCGGCGTCATTCCATCCACCGAGCCTGACACCGACGACGAGCGCTTCTTCCTCACCTCCTCCGACTTCGAGGCCTCCGTCGCGAGAGCCTTCGACTCCGTCCTCTCTGGCACCGATGGCAAGGCCGCCACCGACCGGTGGTTCATCGACGCCCTCAATGCCCTCGCGCCACACCCCGTTGAGCATGGAATCCATAAAATGGGCTACCTCTTTAGCATCGACACCACCTCCAACGGCAGCGCAACACATGCCATGTTCACCGAGGCTCTGAGCGACGGCGCATATTACATCAGCTGCCTCTCGGACGCGATTGTGCTTGACATGTTCCCTGTGCCCAGGTTCGATGGGGTGGTGCTGCTGAGGATGTGAAGCGTGAAGAAGGTGATGTTCGTGAGCGACTTGCTGGCGATGAAACCAATATGAGTTGCCACTCTGCatgtgaaaggatctaatggtcCTAGGGGGTGAATATGGCTCTAATCAAACCTTAAAACAACCatcgatttctagaacaaggaGTAGCCTTAGCCTAGAAGAAGGAAATGCAACTACTCGAGCAAGCAAAATAGAACATAGAGAACAAAAATGCAATCATATAACTTAGGATTAAATTACGGAATTAAAACTTACATGAAAGTATATGCTAGAAGTAAATTGCGGAATAGAAAGAGGGTAGGGAAGATGACACTGATTTTTTCTCCGAGCTATCGAAGAGTTGTCACTCTCCTCTAATCCTCGTTAGAGCATTCACACAAGGATATCGCTCcaccttgagtcaccaagactcaaatgctcactagtgattgcaacttctccatctccgaattgacggacatcaaaccaagtacaagctcttctcggggctcccacaagaacttcaaaagctcaccGAGAATACCTCCAATCATCACGACCGgatgccaaccaccaagagtaataagctaactggttcacttgatccctatcaagcctaaacaatAGCTAAatgcacactcgctactcttgaagtACTAATGAAGTTTTTAACCTTCAATTAGAgacttgaaaatcaactcaagtactctcccttgcttcttgatgacacacacagtgtatgaactcctctgggttgcaagagataCGAAAGAAACCGAGTGAGAGAGTATATATAGGTTAGAGATCTAAATCTAGCCATTGTCCAACCACTCACACTTTCTGTGAATGCCGGATGTTTCGGTGCATACACCATTGTACACActggacaatccagtgagtaaCCTTTTCCAAAAGCTAGCCTGCCAGCTGTCAGCAGCTGTTGCCTAAAAAGCATTGGTGTTCTTCATACCACatcatcggacaatccggtgagttcatttcccATACACCGAGACACCAAGtctgaaaatgctctggtgtgttgcACATctcaacatcggaccatctagtgCCTTGAATTTCAATTCCTCGAAGATTTCAactttctgttaaatgctctggtgatcaTCTTCTCTGAACATCGGATAATTCGGTGCACTTAACTTCAATTTTCCTCAGAAAATGttccttctgttaaatactccggtTGACATATTTATCATCATCGaacaatccggtgaggtcattcaGCTTCTACTCAGAACAAAAATAAGGTCCAGTGAGTACTCCTTCAACATTGGATaattcggtgagaacaaaaactatgaggctcatccaattcaattgaCTTTGAGCACTAACTTCTTGACTTCTCACCCATGTGCTTCTTTAagatacctagtgctagatttttgcACGTGTGCATCTAACtaaatctagactcaactaggtcaagctacaacacttagccccttTTATAGTACAGTCAGAAGACTAGAAAGGAACCTATATCTATTCTAAGTGtacttcatcaccttgtgacacttagaactaaaagaTCTTTAATTTTAACGTAAATATCCTTTGGTCGTTCAACAAAAACTCATGAGAGACCAAGAAAATCCATACAATCATTacgaactaaattttttattctcttcaaAATATACgtgttagtcataatgatacggTTGCCATTAATCATCGGAATATTTACCACTTACCTacgggcctagatgctacagcaTGCTCCACTCCACCACGCCTAGGGCTCGCACCATCATCTCACAGACGTCTGGGATGATCGACCCCTTCGCCATAGTTTAGTTAGAGGACTACAATGTGACGCTAGTCTACTACTTTGCGCTGCACCTTGCAGCATTCATGGCCACAGCGGGGTGTAGCGAGCAGAGGTGGAGGTCGTGGCTCGCACCATGCTGTCCAAGTTCATGGCTGATGACATCGACGTCACAACATGGGTCGCATTCAGGGGCTGCGAAGGGAGGTGCGTCTTGGTCACATGGATGCCTCAGGTCATGGTGGAGTGGTGTGCTAAGGAGCACCTCAGTGCACATGAGGTGTTCAAATGCGAGCTGGagtacatgcatacactaaacataatatcggccTAGATGCGATAAGGTAAAGAAGTGATCCGATCATAGAACGATAAAATTTTTGGTTAACCGATTTACCTGTTGCATCCAactcaagatgtccattagtaggcatgagagtcttgattggcttgcaatcatctaTCTTGAACTTTTTAAGGATGCCCTTCGTgtacttttttttaatgaatgaACGTcatttccttcaattgcttgatttgaaatctagATAAGTAGTTAGGCTCGCCAattatcgacatctcgaactccctagatATTATGTCaccaaatttcttacaaaactctttgttagttgaaccaaatattatatcatcaatataaatttgATACAAGAAATGCTCATTgttgatgatctttgtgaacaatgtagtGTTCACCATatcgatcttgaatccttggttaaTGAGGAAGTCATGTAGACGTTCATACAAGCTCTTGGGggttgcttgagtccataaaatgctttgtgcaacctataaacatgattagaaTATGTGAAATCTTCGAAAGCGGaaggttgttcaacataaataagttcattaatgaagccatttaaaaaatcactcttCACATTCATTTGATAAAACTTGatattatgatgtgaagcaaatgcaagaaggatatggATAGCTTCAAGtcttgccacgggagcaaatgtttcgtcaaaattcaaaccttcaacttgtgcaaaaccttgcgtaactagtcttgccttgttacgcaccaccacaccatgttgatcttgtttgttgcgaaagacccacttaattccaatcacattcttttCTTGAGTCTtctcttcaagtatccatacTTCATTATGGGTGAAGTTATTAAGTTCTTATTGCATAGCAATCACCTAATCCGGATCTTTAAGAGCATCATCTACATGGGTGGGTTTCAAACAAGAGAGCGAGTTCTTACTCCCCTAGATATGAGTTCATATACTACAAGGTAGCAGCCACTGTGTTCATCAGAGCTTGCGTCAAGGAAGAATGGAGCTGAGACTGAAAAACAGAAACCATGAatttctatgagctacctagcaCTAGagattcacaagtgtgc
The nucleotide sequence above comes from Phragmites australis chromosome 4, lpPhrAust1.1, whole genome shotgun sequence. Encoded proteins:
- the LOC133917034 gene encoding uncharacterized protein LOC133917034; the encoded protein is MEKKLPLVHNERLWARPWRWAKTAFFLVAMLASLLLVCAPPLLVVLLDLLLPPALLSNFLRAQAQAHSPASASFAASLLDQARAFRFGSSLVDLPAVSAARSFLILGAYTACGGGAAYMWVAVACSVTSLCYVLAKAVAVFGAGLELQGKDQLVAVEAMFLMSLALAAAHLAMAYRASCRERRRLLVYRIDVEAVRLKGGQTPKALKQCIV